In Helianthus annuus cultivar XRQ/B chromosome 8, HanXRQr2.0-SUNRISE, whole genome shotgun sequence, a single genomic region encodes these proteins:
- the LOC110870362 gene encoding zinc finger CCCH domain-containing protein 1-like — MVNSPPPCYEEITSFHSIDIDNPHPPATLSTDVRLINDGSIDGIKSPAATKIQNPNFKSTKMAKKTRTITTKNRTSVQRKPLKNKNIRKRPRNEQDDDSTTEQEAEPSVIINKKKQITPDNKLHFATAPSKRSTDDQQHPVAADIKATIFQFDSSKEIHGYTDYKAGFRRDRTFVRIVRRPSIVGTVIRGDYKSGWQMEKEWDEAEKARKRKLAVKGYNDDEKDGLPFACFIYK; from the exons ATGGTAAATTCCCCTCCCCCCTGTTATGAAGAAATTACCTCCTTCCACTCTATTGATATCGATAACCCTCACCCTCCAGCCACCCTATCGACGGACGTCCGTCTAATCAACGACGGTTCAATCGACGGTATTAAATCACCCGCCGCCACAAAgatccaaaaccctaacttcaaaTCAACCAAAATGGCTAAAAAAACCAGAACAATCACCACCAAAAACCGAACAAG TGTGCAACGAAAACCCTTAAAGAACAAAAACATACGAAAAAGACCTCgtaatgaacaagatgatgattcAACAACCGAACAAGAAGCGGAACCTTCAGTTATAATCAACAAGAAAAAACAAATTACACCGGATAATAAACTCCACTTTGCAACAGCACCATCAAAACGTTCAACAGATGACCAACAGCATCCAGTTGCAGCAGACATAAAAGCAACAATATTCCAATTTGATTCATCAAAAGAAATTCATGGGTATACGGATTATAAAGCGGGGTTTAGGCGAGA CCGGACATTTGTAAGGATTGTAAGGAGACCGAGTATTGTGGGTACGGTGATTCGTGGGGATTATAAGTCGGGGTGGCAGATGGAGAAGGAGTGGGATGAAGCTGAGAAAGCGAGGAAGAGAAAATTGGCGGTGAAAGGATATAATGATGATGAGAAGGATGGACTTCCGTTCGCTTGTTTTATCTACAAATAG